In a genomic window of Glycine max cultivar Williams 82 chromosome 13, Glycine_max_v4.0, whole genome shotgun sequence:
- the LOC100779418 gene encoding protein ROLLING AND ERECT LEAF 2 has product MGASSSKMDDDKALQLCRERKKFVKQALDGRCSLAASHFSYVQSLKSTGTALRRFMEPEAPMESSLDTSTNATPEPLDKSLSQFSLSSPSVSRHTDAAETFSPTPSPPSSSKFQANHMKFSSSSSKKVEEKPPVPVIGTVTSSGTPHNAAPHPTEKFEKSAFEVSSLPVETPPWDFFGLFHPIDHQFSFQEGKAMHQDMVGNADDISRLREEEGIPDLEDDEKVSSHGREDSMDSEDEFDDEPATDTLVQRFENFNRVNDHIKANALPATDKPSKGDSASEVELVNGEKGNSPVVSPLKTASTEVSHLTVTDKTKEKENHSEKVVPKHFFSSMKDIEFLFVKASESGKEVPRMLEANKLHFRPLFPAKENCSLAPSFLKACFSCGEDPSKLPEEPAQNSVKYLTWHRTMSSRSYSSTNPPGANSRADVEDVTNNLFDNFCMISGSHASTLDRLYAWERKLYDEVKASDMIRKEYDMKCKFLRNLESKGEKTSRIDKTRAVVKDLHSGIRITILRIDSISKRIEELRDKELQPQLEELIDGLSRMWEVMFECHKLQFQIMSTVYNNSHARIATHSELRRQITSYLESELHFLSSSFTKWIGAQKFYLEAINGWLHKCVSLKQKPGKKKRPQRPLLRMYGPPIYATCEIWLEKLGELPIQDVVDSMKSLAGEIARFLPRQEKNHSKGANQPHITSWNAHIRSESSDNLLRDDTLEDWDSGFDQFRASFLGFLAQLNNFSRSSVMMYTDLRQAIQIAKKNYHQRSNSQAQDGQWNSHSPDENPKSQSLDDNFKSQSKVANSEKKSPKQ; this is encoded by the exons ATGGGGGCCTCAAGCTCCAAAATGGATGATGATAAGGCACTCCAGCTGTGCCGTGAAAGGAAGAAATTTGTTAAGCAAGCACTTGATGGGCGATGCTCTTTAGCAGCTTCTCATTTTTCATATGTCCAGTCACTGAAAAGTACAGGAACAGCTTTGAGAAGATTCATGGAACCTGAAGCCCCAATGGAATCTTCCTTAGACACTTCCACCAATGCCACACCAGAGCCACTTGACAAATCCCTGTCCCAGTTCTCACTATCTTCACCATCTGTGTCACGACACACTGATGCAGCTGAAACCTTTTCTCCAACTCCGTCTCCTCCTAGCTCTAGTAAGTTCCAAGCAAATCACATGAAATTTAGCAGTAGTTCTTCTAAAAAGGTTGAAGAAAAACCACCTGTACCAGTTATAGGAACAGTAACATCATCAGGTACTCCACATAATGCTGCTCCTCATCCCACTGAAAAGTTTGAAAAATCAGCATTTGAAGTTTCTTCTCTTCCAGTTGAAACTCCACCATGGGATTTTTTTGGTCTCTTTCATCCTATTGAtcatcaattttcttttcaagaaGGGAAGGCCATGCACCAAGATATGGTGGGGAATGCTGATGATATATCacgacttagggaggaggaaggAATTCCTGACTTAGAGGATGATGAAAAGGTTTCTTCTCATGGAAGGGAGGACTCTATGGACTCTGAAGATGAATTTGATGATGAGCCTGCCACAGATACTCTAGTCCaaagatttgaaaattttaatagagTTAATGATCATATTAAAGCCAATGCCTTACCTGCCACAGATAAACCTTCAAAGGGTGATTCTGCTTCTGAAGTTGAACTTGTGAATGGGGAGAAGGGGAACTCTCCTGTTGTATCACCATTAAAGACGGCTTCTACAGAAGTTTCGCATCTAACTGTAACAGATAAAACGAAGGAGAAAGAAAACCACAGTGAAAAAGTTGTTCCTAAGCATTTCTTTTCAAGCATGAAAGATATTGAATTCCTCTTTGTTAAAGCCTCTGAATCTGGTAAAGAGGTTCCAAGAATGCTTGAAGCAAATAAGTTGCACTTTCGTCCTCTATTTCCGGCAAAAGAAA ATTGTTCACTGGCACCCTCATTTTTGAAGGCATGTTTCTCATGCGGGGAAGACCCTAGTAAACTTCCTGAAG AACCTGCTCAAAACTCGGTTAAGTACTTAACTTGGCATAGGACAATGTCATCTCGATCCTATTCATCCACAAACCCTCCAGGAGCAAACTCAAGAGCTGATGTAGAGGACGTTACAAATAATCTCTTTGATAATTTCTGCATGATCTCTGGAAGTCATGCGTCAACCTTGGATAGATTATATGCATGGGAAAGAAAACTCTATGATGAAGTCAAG GCTAGTGATATGATCCGAAAGGAATATGACATGAAGTGTAAATTCTTACGGAATCTGGAATCAAAAGGAGAAAAGACTTCTAGAATTGATAAAACGCGCGCTGTAGTCAAGGATCTGCATTCAGGAATTAGAATTACAATTCTTAGGATAGACTCTATATCAAAGAGGATTGAGGAATTGCGGGACAAAGAGCTTCAGCCTCAACTTGAGGAGTTGATTGATGG GTTAAGTCGGATGTGGGAAGTGATGTTTGAGTGCCACAAGCTTCAGTTTCAGATAATGTCAACTGTGTATAACAACAGCCATGCTAGAATTGCCACACACTCTGAATTACGTAGACAAATTACTTCCTATCTTGAAAGTGAGCTCCATTTTCTATCCTCTAGTTTTACCAAGTGGATTGGAGCTCAGAAATTCTATCTGGAGGCCATAAATGGATGGCTGCACAAATGTGTTTCTCTTAAACAAAAGCCAGGCAAGAAAAAGAGACCCCAACGTCCACTCCTAAGAATGTATGGTCCTCCAATATATGCCACCTGTGAAATCTGGTTGGAAAAGCTCGGTGAATTACCCATCCAGGATGTTGTGGATTCTATGAAGAGTTTAGCAGGTGAAATTGCCCGGTTCTTACCGCGTCAAGAGAAGAACCACAGTAAAGGTGCAAATCAACCCCATATAACATCTTGGAATGCTCATATCCGCAGCGAATCATCGGATAATCTATTGAGAGATGACACATTAGAGGACTGGGATTCAGGTTTTGATCAATTTCGTGCAAGCTTTCTCGGATTTCTTgctcaattaaataatttttccagGTCTTCGGTCATGATGTACACTGATCTTAGACAAGCCATTCAGATTGCCAAGAAGAATTATCATCAAAGATCTAATTCTCAGGCTCAAGATGGTCAGTGGAATTCTCACTCTCCAGATGAAAATCCCAAGTCTCAATCTCTAGACGATAATTTCAAGTCTCAATCTAAAGTGGCCAATTCTGAAAAGAAAAGCCCAAAACAATAA
- the LOC102664531 gene encoding uncharacterized protein: MIASEDIGRQVLTYGERGKFDGFKDADTNVSPALSRRDMATQMNLEGRPKFSWYHTPGYQGCFQYDPRCVFLAMEH; encoded by the exons ATGATTGCATCAGAGGATATAGGAAGGCAGGTATTGACTTATGGAGAAAg GGGAAAGTTTGATGGTTTCAAAGATGCAGACACCAATGTATCTCCTGCTCTTTCAAGGAGGGACATGGCCACACAGATGAACCTAGAGG GGAGACCAAAATTCTCATGGTATCATACCCCTGGCTATCAAGGATGTTTTCAGTATGATCCAAGAT GTGTTTTCTTGGCAATGGAACACTAG